AGCCGGATGAGGTAAACGCAACGGGCAGCCCCGATCGGGGCTGCCCGTTTTGATTTGGGATGCGATGGGCCGGCTATCGTGAGCGCGGCTTGTATTCGTTGAGATTCAATGCGGCATAAAGCCGGTCGCGGGCATCGTCCGGCAGACGCGAAGCGGGTTGGGTACGGTATAGCGTGACGGTCTTGCGCAGCGTGTCGATAACGACCCGGCAGTCCGCGCAGTCGCGCAGGTGCCGCTCGATCTCGGCGCAGACGACCGGCGCCGCGTCGCCATCAAGATAGGCAGACAGGTCGCCAAGTAGATGCCTGCAATCGTGTGCCATGGGTGGGATCAGTTTCGGGACTGGGCAAACTCGCTGAAGTAGCCGGCCAGCCGCTCACGCAGCCAGAGCCGCGCGCGGTGCAGCCTGACTTTCACGACCGCCTCCGAGACGCCCAGCGTCTGCGCTGTTTCCCCGGTACTCAATTCTTCCAATTCGCGCAGCACAAAGACCTCGCGCAGGCGCGGTGCCAACTCGGCGATGGCGCGATCCAGTTCGGCGCGCGCCGCGGCCGACTCATATTCCTGCTCGGGTAAGCAGCACCAGTCGCGCAACTCGACGGGTTGCACGGCGGTGTCGTCGTCGGACGGCTCGTCAACCGGAACCGTTAGCGGCTCCATTCGCCGTATGCGCATCAGCGCCGCGTTGTACGCGATGCGGTACAGCCATGTTTTCAGGCTGGAGCGGCCATCGAACGACTGGATGGCGCGGAAGGCGCTCAGGAGCGCCTCCTGCACGATGTCCTCGGCTTCGTGCTCGTTGCGCATCATGCGCAGGGCGAGCCGATACAGCCCGTTGGCGTGCAGTTCAACGCACAGGGCGCAAGCGGCCTTGTCGCCGGCACGCAGACGTTCAATCAGGGCTTGCTCGGCCGAATCAATATGCGGCGCTGGCATGCCCTGATTATAGCATTGCCTCCGGGCGCTACGGCCCGCTGACGGTCGGGTGGCCGGCTGCTTTCCACTGGCTCAGCCCGCCCGCCAGGCTCGTGACCTGGCTGAACCCGGCCTTCTTCAGGATGTCGCGGCCGGTGGCGCTGCGATTGCCCGAACGGCACACGACGACGACCTCGCGGTCGCGCGGCAGTTCGCGGGCGCGCGCTTCCAACTGCTCCAGCGGGATCAGGGTGGAGCCGGGCACATGGTAGTCGGCCCACTCATCGGGTTGACGCACGTCCAGGATGAATGCGCCGGCAGCCCGTTTGGCGACGGCATCGGCCAGCCCGATCTCGGCGGGGTAGGTCGAAGTAGCCGGCGCGTTCGCGGAAGAAAACGCCCAGACGGCGCCGGCCGCGATGACCAGCACCGCGGCCACCAGCACAGACGCCCAGGGCAGCCAGGAACGCTGCGCTGCTTTGCGATGATTCGTCTTTGACATCTCAAATTCTCGATGATGAACAAAATGCCAGCCGATCGGAGCTTATCAAAACCTGTCGACAGCATGGAGTGCGGGCGCACGGCCCGTTTAGCGACGGAACCCTCAGGTGCCGCCGGTCGAGCAGGCGGCCTCGGGCGCGGAAGCGAAGCTGCCGCCGGACACTTTGGCGGCGAACATTGATAGCTGCTTCTTGATGCTGCCGCTACCGCACGACGGGCACACCACTTCCGACACGGCGTCGGCGCTGCGCACCAGTTTGTCGAACGGCTGATGGCAGACGTTGCAGGTGAAGGCGTACATGGGCATGGTGGCTACTCCCGCAGCGCGTTCGCCACGCGCTCCAGCCGCGCGCGGGCTTCGGCGGCGATCGGTTCGAGCGCCGGGTTCGCGACGAAGCCAAGCATGGTGATCGGATCCACCAGCGATACGTCCACACCGCTCTCGGTCTGGGCCACCGTCACGTTGCACGGCAGCAGCAAGCCAACTTCGGGCGCAGCGCTCAGGGCGCGGTGGGCGAGGGGTGGGTTGCACGCGCCGAGAATCTTGTACGGCCGAAAGTCGATATTGAGCTTCTGTTTGAACGTGGCTTTGACGTCGATCTCGGTCAGCACGCCAAATCCTTCGGTCTTGAGCGCGCTGGTGACGCGGTTGACGGCTTCATCAAACGTCGAATTGAGGTGCACATGCAGTCCAAGCGGTGTGGCGTTCATAGTTTGGCTCCCTGTAATGTTGGTCTGTATTTGTTTACCGCGTCTGCCGACGCATATTCGTTGGTGTTGCCGCGTGTCCGGCCTGGTCGGCCGCTCGATGGCCGCATGCGCGATGCTGCTGGCACGGCTCGTATTGAATTCTCACTTGAAGCATGCCGAGCGCGCCTCGCCCCCTCAGCCCCTGGCCCCTGCTCCCCCGCAACGCGGGGGAGCAGGGGAATCACTCTTGGGGATTGGCGCGGCGGCGAAGCCGCCGCGCCAATCCCCTATGTTTTTCGCCCCTCCCCGCGAAAGCGGGGAGGGGTTGGGGGTGGGGTTGATGGGTACAAGCGAGTTCGCCCGGGGCGCCATCCCGCGCAAGCGTGCAGGGCGCTCATGCGATTTACGCCCAAACTGAGTAGAACGGGTTGCATACTCACGACGACTACCCGGTAATACTCACGACGACTACCCGGTAAACAAGTACGTTGGTCTGTTACATTAGATGCCGTCCGTTCGAAAAGGTTACAATGCAGTAATAGTGCGTATATAGATGATTGGGCAGCG
This Chloroflexota bacterium DNA region includes the following protein-coding sequences:
- a CDS encoding zf-HC2 domain-containing protein; its protein translation is MAHDCRHLLGDLSAYLDGDAAPVVCAEIERHLRDCADCRVVIDTLRKTVTLYRTQPASRLPDDARDRLYAALNLNEYKPRSR
- a CDS encoding sigma-70 family RNA polymerase sigma factor, whose protein sequence is MPAPHIDSAEQALIERLRAGDKAACALCVELHANGLYRLALRMMRNEHEAEDIVQEALLSAFRAIQSFDGRSSLKTWLYRIAYNAALMRIRRMEPLTVPVDEPSDDDTAVQPVELRDWCCLPEQEYESAAARAELDRAIAELAPRLREVFVLRELEELSTGETAQTLGVSEAVVKVRLHRARLWLRERLAGYFSEFAQSRN
- a CDS encoding rhodanese-like domain-containing protein, translated to MSKTNHRKAAQRSWLPWASVLVAAVLVIAAGAVWAFSSANAPATSTYPAEIGLADAVAKRAAGAFILDVRQPDEWADYHVPGSTLIPLEQLEARARELPRDREVVVVCRSGNRSATGRDILKKAGFSQVTSLAGGLSQWKAAGHPTVSGP
- a CDS encoding zinc ribbon domain-containing protein codes for the protein MPMYAFTCNVCHQPFDKLVRSADAVSEVVCPSCGSGSIKKQLSMFAAKVSGGSFASAPEAACSTGGT
- a CDS encoding DUF302 domain-containing protein — encoded protein: MNATPLGLHVHLNSTFDEAVNRVTSALKTEGFGVLTEIDVKATFKQKLNIDFRPYKILGACNPPLAHRALSAAPEVGLLLPCNVTVAQTESGVDVSLVDPITMLGFVANPALEPIAAEARARLERVANALRE